The Deltaproteobacteria bacterium genome includes the window GAGAGCGAACAGAGCAACGATCCCGCGGTGAAAATGGCCGTACTAACGATGAAGACATTGCGATCGCCGAGGCGATCCCCCAACCAGCCGACGCAGGGAATAAGCACCGTGCGGGTGATCATAAAGCCGGTCAGCACCCACTGAATGCGATTCAAAGAAGTGCCGAAGGACGACATCATGGTAGGGATCGCGATATTCACCGCCGTCACGCTCAAGCCCACGGATAATGTTCCGAGAAATAGCGTGATCGCAATCGACCACTTGCGAAAACCGTCGAAACTTTGAAGATGGCTCAACGCGGGATTCATTGGACCGTTCAGTGAGAATGTTTTTTGATCCGCACCACGACGAGCATGCCTACTCTTAGCGCGCCGTTAGTATTTGTCACGGAGATCTTGACCGGCAGCCGCTGGGTCGACTTGATGAACTGCCCGGTGAGCTTCTGCGGTGTAAACAGGGAAAACTCCGAAACCGTGGCGCCGCCAACTTCGATCACCTTGCCGCCAAATTGCTCATCCGGGTAGGAATCCACCTTGATGATCACCGGGCTGCCGGGCCGAATAAAGCGAATCTCGGTTTCTTCGACGTTGGCCTCGATCCAGTAGCGGCTGGCGTCGACGACCATATAGATCGGATGACCGCTTTGAATCACTTCTCCTGTGTGAGCGTTCTTTTTCACCACAATCCCAGCGACGGGACTGTGAATCGTCGTCAGTTGCAGCTTGCGGTTCAAGTCGGCCAGCACGGCTTCGGCGCGCCGCACGTCGGCGCCGCGGGCCTGAAGATCAGCTTCCATGACCGCTGTTTCTTTTGCCTTGATCCGCGCCAAATCCAACGTGGACTCGCCCTCTTTGATTTTCTCCTGCATGGTCGATGTCTGCGCCTCGGCCTGGCGCAGGCTGGTTTTTGCCCGCTCCAATTCCTGCTCGGCCACCAGCGCTCGATCGAAGAGCTTATGATTCCTCGACCAGTCCTCTTTCACCTGATCGGCATGGGCACGCGCGTCATCGAATTGGTGGCGCGAAG containing:
- a CDS encoding HlyD family secretion protein, with protein sequence MTFQSWKTFVALAAFIAAVGGFGVWWWRTSGYVSTDDARIKAEIVAVSAELTAKLSSLTKEEGDLVARQEVLATLDRRELEILLQQAEAEADRLRNKAQQGAKEIELHVVRQKEEVVKAEAAVRASRHQFDDARAHADQVKEDWSRNHKLFDRALVAEQELERAKTSLRQAEAQTSTMQEKIKEGESTLDLARIKAKETAVMEADLQARGADVRRAEAVLADLNRKLQLTTIHSPVAGIVVKKNAHTGEVIQSGHPIYMVVDASRYWIEANVEETEIRFIRPGSPVIIKVDSYPDEQFGGKVIEVGGATVSEFSLFTPQKLTGQFIKSTQRLPVKISVTNTNGALRVGMLVVVRIKKHSH